Proteins encoded within one genomic window of Pirellulales bacterium:
- a CDS encoding DJ-1/PfpI family protein, which produces MSKRILMLIGDFVEDYEVMVPYQMLLLVGHRVDTVCPDKQAGQSVPTAIHDFEGDQTYSEKRGHNFVLNANFSQVKVEDYDALVIPGGRSPEYLRMNPRVIEIAQAFAGGKKPLAAICHGPQILVAADVLRGRSCTAYPAVKPDVVAAGARWVEPSPSLDNVHVDGNLITGPAWPGIHSWIKALLGQLGTQVA; this is translated from the coding sequence ATGTCGAAGCGAATCCTGATGCTCATCGGCGATTTCGTAGAGGACTACGAGGTGATGGTCCCGTACCAGATGTTGCTGCTGGTTGGCCATCGCGTCGATACGGTATGCCCCGACAAACAGGCTGGCCAGTCGGTGCCGACCGCGATCCACGACTTCGAAGGGGATCAGACGTATAGCGAAAAGCGCGGGCACAATTTCGTGCTCAACGCCAACTTCTCCCAGGTCAAAGTCGAGGACTACGACGCCCTGGTCATTCCGGGCGGACGCAGCCCCGAGTATCTGCGGATGAATCCGCGGGTGATCGAGATCGCGCAGGCCTTCGCCGGCGGCAAGAAGCCGCTGGCGGCCATTTGCCACGGGCCGCAAATTCTCGTGGCGGCCGACGTGCTGCGCGGCCGCTCGTGCACGGCCTATCCGGCAGTGAAACCCGACGTCGTCGCGGCTGGGGCCCGTTGGGTCGAGCCGTCGCCGAGCCTGGACAACGTGCACGTCGATGGCAACCTGATCACCGGGCCGGCCTGGCCGGGAATTCACTCGTGGATCAAGGCCCTGCTCGGGCAGTTAGGCACGCAGGTAGCCTAG
- the glgB gene encoding 1,4-alpha-glucan branching protein GlgB produces MRTSVGLDMIGQLVEGRHENPAAVLGPHEIEAEGRRALAVRAWLPHVRQAWVLDHAHAGAVRPMRRIHPAGLFEAICPWDERRSPARYQLQTANEDGTKAIMHDPYAFPCALTDYDLYLLAEGRHWRSYEKLGAHLRTFDGVTGVQFAVWAPNATSVSVVGDFNQWDGRRHPMKKHIPSGFWEVFIPNVPEGALYKYQLRHGGELFEKSDPYGFGAEVPPRTASKVVNLEAYQWKDADWLARRPVGQALNRPMSFYEVHLGSWKRPGDNPNGWLDYRELAHQLVAHCRENGYTHLELLPVSEHPFSGSWGYQTVGYYAATSRYGSPEDFMYFVDYCHQHDIGVLIDWVPAHFPRDGHGLRRFDGTALYEHADPRQGEHRDWGTLIFNYGRNEVANFLLSNALFWCEKYHIDGLRVDAVASMLYLDYSREPGDWIPNEFGGRENLQAVSFIKTFNEQVHTQYPGVLTVAEESTAWAGVSRPTYVGGLGFSLKWNMGWMNDTLRYMRKQAIHRAFHHDELTFSLIYAFHENFVLALSHDEVVHGKGSLLDQMPGDLWQKFANLRLLYGYMWTHPGKKLLFMGDDFGQWNEWNYDTSLQWDLMQWDTHQGLQRMVGDLNKLYCREPALYEVDFDHTGFEWIDCHNNRESVLAWLRRASDPQDFVVVAHNFTPVPRQEHRIGVPWGGWYEEIFNTDSAYYGGSNLGNGPGRMADEIPWHDRPYSLKVTLPPLATIIFKPKQ; encoded by the coding sequence ATGCGGACGAGCGTCGGCCTGGACATGATTGGTCAATTGGTCGAAGGCCGCCACGAGAACCCGGCAGCCGTGCTGGGTCCGCATGAGATCGAGGCCGAAGGCCGGCGAGCGCTGGCCGTGCGGGCGTGGTTGCCGCATGTCCGCCAGGCGTGGGTCCTCGACCATGCCCATGCGGGCGCGGTCCGGCCGATGCGGCGGATACATCCGGCAGGATTGTTCGAAGCGATTTGCCCCTGGGACGAGCGTCGTAGCCCCGCGAGGTATCAATTGCAGACAGCTAACGAAGACGGCACCAAGGCGATCATGCACGACCCCTACGCGTTCCCCTGCGCCCTGACCGACTACGACCTTTACTTGCTGGCCGAAGGCCGCCACTGGCGCAGCTACGAGAAACTCGGGGCCCACCTGCGCACCTTCGATGGCGTGACGGGCGTGCAATTCGCCGTCTGGGCGCCCAACGCCACGAGCGTGAGCGTCGTCGGCGACTTCAACCAATGGGACGGCCGTCGCCATCCCATGAAGAAACACATCCCCAGCGGCTTCTGGGAAGTGTTCATTCCCAATGTGCCCGAAGGCGCGCTCTACAAGTACCAACTGCGCCACGGTGGGGAATTGTTCGAAAAGTCCGACCCTTACGGATTTGGCGCCGAGGTGCCGCCGCGCACGGCCTCGAAGGTGGTCAACCTCGAGGCGTACCAATGGAAAGACGCCGACTGGCTGGCCCGTCGTCCGGTGGGGCAGGCCCTGAACCGGCCGATGAGCTTCTACGAAGTGCACCTGGGTAGCTGGAAACGGCCCGGCGACAATCCGAACGGCTGGCTCGACTACCGCGAACTGGCGCATCAACTAGTGGCGCATTGCCGCGAAAACGGCTATACGCACCTCGAGCTGTTGCCGGTGAGCGAGCACCCCTTCTCCGGCAGCTGGGGCTATCAGACGGTCGGCTACTATGCCGCCACGAGCCGCTACGGTTCGCCCGAAGATTTCATGTACTTCGTCGATTACTGCCACCAGCACGACATCGGCGTGTTGATCGACTGGGTCCCGGCTCACTTCCCGCGCGACGGCCACGGCCTGCGCCGCTTCGATGGCACGGCCCTCTACGAGCATGCCGATCCGCGCCAGGGCGAGCACCGCGATTGGGGGACGCTGATCTTCAACTACGGCCGCAACGAGGTGGCCAACTTCCTGCTCTCCAATGCCCTGTTCTGGTGCGAGAAGTACCACATCGACGGGCTGCGCGTCGACGCGGTCGCGTCGATGCTGTATCTCGACTACAGCCGCGAGCCGGGCGATTGGATTCCCAACGAATTCGGCGGCCGCGAGAACCTGCAGGCCGTGTCGTTCATCAAAACGTTCAACGAGCAAGTGCATACCCAATACCCCGGCGTGTTGACCGTGGCCGAAGAATCCACGGCCTGGGCCGGCGTGTCGCGGCCAACCTACGTCGGCGGTCTGGGCTTCAGCCTGAAGTGGAATATGGGCTGGATGAACGACACGCTGCGCTACATGCGCAAGCAGGCGATTCACCGCGCCTTCCACCACGACGAACTGACCTTCAGCCTGATCTACGCGTTCCACGAAAACTTCGTGCTGGCCCTGTCGCACGACGAAGTCGTGCACGGTAAGGGGTCGCTCCTCGATCAGATGCCCGGCGACTTGTGGCAGAAATTTGCCAACCTGCGGCTGCTCTACGGCTACATGTGGACGCACCCGGGCAAGAAGCTGCTGTTCATGGGTGACGATTTCGGCCAGTGGAACGAGTGGAACTACGACACGTCGCTCCAGTGGGACCTGATGCAATGGGACACGCACCAGGGGCTGCAGCGCATGGTCGGTGACCTGAACAAACTCTATTGCCGCGAGCCGGCCTTGTACGAGGTCGACTTCGACCACACCGGCTTCGAGTGGATCGACTGCCACAACAACCGCGAGAGCGTGCTGGCCTGGTTGCGCCGCGCGAGCGATCCGCAGGACTTCGTCGTCGTGGCCCACAACTTCACGCCCGTACCGCGCCAGGAACACCGCATCGGCGTACCCTGGGGCGGCTGGTACGAAGAGATCTTCAACACCGATTCGGCCTACTACGGCGGCAGCAACCTGGGCAACGGTCCGGGGCGGATGGCCGACGAGATTCCCTGGCACGATCGACCCTACTCGTTGAAGGTCACGCTGCCTCCCTTGGCGACGATCATCTTCAAGCCTAAGCAGTAG